In Bacillus sp. S3, the sequence GTGCCTGCGCTGATTTTTGGATTTTTTGATACAAAGTTTATGAACGCATACGGGGCGATGGCCGGGATTGTAACAGGGGTATCCATCGTATTAGTAAATGCCGTCACTTCATTTAAATTAATTGATATCTTCCCAACTATTCCAAGCGCCTTGAACGACATCAACATTGGTTTCGTAGCCATTGCCGTTAATATTTTCATTGGAGTGCTTGTAAGTTTAATAACAAACATAACGGCAGCAAGAGCAAGCTCTAAGATAGAATTGGTCAAATAAGTAAAGGAGGTCTCCCTGTGAAAAAATGTAATGCGAACCGGCTTGAAAAATTAATTGATTTATTTAGTTTGTTTGGTAAAACAGAAAACAACGGAGTAACCAGGCTTTCATTATCTGCTGAAGATCTCGCAGCTCGGAAGAAATTTCAAACATTATGCGAAGAAATAGGAATGACTGTAACCTGGGACGACATGGGAAATATGTATGCAACATTACCGGGAAAGAAGGACTTGCCTCCTATCGTTATGGGCTCTCATTTGGACTCTGTCATCAAAGGCGGACGCTTCGATGGTGTGCTTGGTGTCCTAACGGCTTTAGAGACAGTCTATACGATAATAGATGAAAAAATCGAGTTAGACTACCCAATTACCATTGTCAATTTTACAAACGAAGAAGGCGCCAGGTTCGAGCCATCCCTTATGTCTTCCGGCGTGTTATCCGGAAAATTTGATAAAACAAAAATGCTCGCTTCAACAGACAAGAACGGCATTACATTTGCTCAAGCCTTAAATGAAAGCGGTTTCGAGGGATCCGCGGCAAATCGTTTAAAAGAAGCAAGCGCTTATATCGAACTGCATATTGAACAAGGACCTGTACTGGAACGGAAAAACGTGGATATTGGCGTTGTAGCAGGCGTACTGGGAATGGTTTGCTACGAAATCTCCGTCTATGGGGAATCCAATCATGCAGGCACAACACCGATTAGCATGCGCAAAGACCCCATGTTCACGGCAGCCAATATGATTGTCAATATGCAAAATCAATTACAGCAACTCGATGCGGATCTTGTTTACACAATCGGAAGGATCAACGCCTATCCAAATATTCATACCGTTATTCCTTTAGAAGTAACCTTTACTTTAGAAGCGAGACATCAGGACCCTGAAGTCATTGCAGAAGTAAGCCGAATAGTGGAAGGATTGCCGCGCAGTTCTAACGGCTGTTCGGTCAAATCGACCCTTCTCTGGGACCGGGATACAGTTGACTTTAATGAAGATGTCGTTAGTGCGGTCGGAGCCGCTTGCAAAGAGCTGGGCTATAAAGAAAATCGAATGTACAGCGGCGCCGGACATGACGCCCAATTCATCGCCTCTTATATCCCAACTGCGATGATTTTTGTCCCAAGTGTAAATGGCTATAGCCATCGTGAAGATGAACTCACTTCATATGCAGACTGTGCGAAAGGCGCCGACGTTTTGCTTAACACTGTGTTAAAATTATGCCGTGAAAAAGTGAATAGATAAGAGTTTTTTTAAAGCTAAGCAGTTTAACAAGATGATCTCTGTATCGGGATCATCTTTTTTAATTCCGATCATTTGGCCATGGACGTCAATTACATCATTAACCCTAAATTGTTCCACAAAGTGTCTAGCTAGCTAAGAGTACCTACTATTTTCTAGTCGTATTACAAAGGCCATGTACTTATTATTTGGGTTTTAACTGGCACTGCTTATGGGCAGAATATGGATAATCTCTCTTGTAAACCTTTTAAGACTTCTTCTGGCATTTCCCTGACTTTGATATCGTTCCCTAGGAAAAGCAGCCAATTTATTATTTCGATCAATTCTTCTGAATGATGAACATTAATAAAAGTTTTTAGTATGGCTGTGGTTTGGTACGGATTCGTATAGGAAATGGAAAATTTTAAAGGATGGTATTTTTTGAACTGGGCAATCGCCTTTGGACCAAGTTCAAGGACAAGGTTGATTACTTCTCCCTGCTTACTTAATTTTTCAACCATCTTTTTCTTACTTACTCTTTTTTTCGTTGGGTATAGTTTAACATTAGCGAGATTGTCGACAGGAACAATCCGCCTCTTTTCTTCCTTTAAGTCAAAGCCTTCCATCAACCAAAGTCCTTTTTCATGATAAAGGTGCAAGAGATAAATGGGATAAGACTTTATTCCCCTCTCTTCTTTGATGGTAATCAATAAATAGCGATCCAAAAGCAGGATTTGGATGAGTTTTTCTACCATAGGATGGGGCAGGTCTGATAAATCAAGCAGGTCGGGATTATGGGGGTTGGTCCCTTCAAAAAGCAAGATTTGATTTAAAAGAACGAGTGTCTCTTGCTGGTTTTCTGAGAGGAGTCCAAGTAATTTTTCAGCTAAAGACTGACGACTCTTTAGATAAGGGAGTTGTTGATTTCTTGTGGCCATAAAGGCAATAAAAAGGGCTTTAATCTCATTATCGGTAAAGCGGACAGTGGGCAGGACAGAGTTGTTCATGACAAAATAACCCCCATCCCTGCCAACTTCAGCAACAAGCGGCATCCCCATGGCTTCAATCTCTCTTATATCGCGAATAGCGGTCGAACGAGAGATGTTAAATTCTTGCATGATTTCAGATATGGTAAAGTGGGCGCGGTTGTTGATATACCGCATGATGATATTAATCCGTTCAACTTTTTTCATCGGGGCCTCCTAAACAGTATCACTTTTTGACACGATTTAAAGATATTATAAACCCATCAAGTGAAAAGACAAATCATTTGATTAATCTAAAGGCTATGTTAAGGGTCATTGTTGATTTTGTAGCACTGTTGATTGGAGCGAAAGGCGCGAGACTCCTGCGGGATCAGCGGGACAGGTGAGACCCCACAGGCGCAAAGCGCCGAGGAGGCTCACCGCCCGCCCCGCGGAAAGCGAAGCGCCTGTAGCGGAAATCAACAGCCAAGTTTAACATAGCCAATCTAAAAAAAGGCAGGTTTTAAATATGGAAAATTATACCCTTGAAGAAAAAGACAGCTTTACCGTTTTAGGTATTGGAACTGAGCTTAAGAGCCATTACACAGACTTTGCAGGCATAACCAAGGAAAAGGCAGACTTTTGGCAGGCGGTCAAAGAAGATGGAAGGCTTGATTCACTAAAGAAAATAGCCACTAATGACTACATTTTCGTCGTGAATGAAGCGGTGAATAACAAGATGATGCATTATGCCGGCGTTATGACAGAGGAATCGCTGCCGGAAGCAGACAGGGTGATCCAATTTCCTAAGGGAGAATACCTCGTTGTTAAAGGGGAAGCGAATTCAGCTGAAGAATTAAGTAATATGGTTACTGGCATTGCCTTTGGCCAAGTATTGCCAGAAGCAAAGAATTTTGCCTATGTTGGCGGGCCTAATACAGCAGTTATAATGGGGCAGCGAAACGGCTTAGTTTATGGTGAAATGTGGATTCCTGTTGTCAGGAAATAAAGTGATAAAAGGAGGGCTGGAATTGTCCTATATCGTTGATTTTAAAAATGTGTCTACAGTTGGTTTAGAATCTTCACCTGTAGCCGAGGCGCTTGCTGGTTTACGTGCCAATGAAGCCCGTTACTTTATGAACAAATACAAGCATGAATTTACAGTTGTACCAGCTAGTGAGTCCGGGGAGACCCTTGATTATGTGAACAGAATTTTGAAAGAAGAACGTGATATTGAGTTTGCGGCTAAACCTTTAGAAACCTCACGTTTTCAAGTGGAAAATATCAAAATAGCTTATGTCTTTTATGAGGATGGTCTTTCGGTCAACGTCATGTATACGGTGGATGACCCTAAGCCGAAGCGGGCCGTTGGATTTAAGCTTTCTGAGGGGATGGAGGTACCAAAGGAGTTAGAAGGAAAGTTTAAGTTTGCCAGGCAGAAGTCTAAACTAGCTGGAACCATTCGGGGCTCGTATTTTGTCATTAAAGGAGAATATTAAAGTAAGCAAGGGTTTTAGACCTACAAATAATAAAACAGCACCTCTCCATCAAATTAGAGGGTGCTGTTACTTTTTCGCAAAAAAATTTCCTGCCTTCCCTATTTTTCAAGGTGCTACTGTAACCCCAATGTTTCAATAAAATTCACAAAGGCCTTCACGACATTCCATTCCATGGATTCCTTATGGTAATACATCCATGTTCTGCGTAAGATAGGTTTTCCATTTTGGTCAGTCAAATCTTGTTTTTCTAATTCTTTTATATCCTTAAGCATTCTGCTGGACATGATCCCATAGCCTAATCCATTTATGACCATTTCCTTACAAGTATCAACCTGGTCCACTTCTATACTGATTAATGGCGGCTGTGTATAGTTTTCGGCCCACCAATTATCAATTAATGAATTTAATAAGTAATCGCCGCTATAGTCAATTCTGGGGAGATTAGGCAAATCCGCCATATCAATCGCTTTCCGCGACGTAACAGACACGGTTTCTTCAAATAATAAATGTTTCTTTAGTCCTTTACCGCTATAGTCGCCTCGAATAAAGCCGATATGAACATCCTTATGGTGGATTAATTGAGTTACATCTTTACTCCAGCCAGTAATCACTTTAAATTCCACATAAGGATATTGGTCTTTAAATAATTTTAATATATGGGGCAGTTCATAATTGGCGAAAAAATTAGATACACCCAATTTCAATGTTCCTGCAACATCATTACCTGCCGTCATACTCATATTCCGGACATGCTCTTTTATATTGTTAAACTGAGTAAGGATATCATCGGCACAATGAACAAGATATTCTCCCTGCGGGGTAAAATGAACCCCTCTGCTTTCTCGGGTTACTATTTTGACACCCCATTCTTCCTGCATGTTCTTTAAACGGTTCGTTAATGCCGGCTGGGTAATAAACAAAAGCCGTGCTGCTTTCGATATGTTCTTCTGACTATAGAGGACCTTCAGTATTTCCCAATCACGGTAATCCACTTTTTACCCCCAAAATATGCCATATAAAAGTTTTTTATATCATATTATATTTTTTTTGCATTTTATTTAATTCCATTATTGCATTATGATTGGTCTGTAGCAATTAATCATTACTTCCTTACATCTTGGACTTGGGATCTCATGAAAACAAGGTTTAACGGGGAATTTTAATAGAAGTTTCTGTCTACAGGACAGAATAAACTTAAAAATAGGAAGAGGAATTTTTATGTGGATTATAACTTGTTATTTAGATTCAAATATTTCTATGTTCGAATTTAAAACGGAACAAGAAGCAAGAGAGACACTCAAAGATATGAAGGGCTTTAACATACTTTCTGAAGTTGTATACTTTAATGATCCGTGTTTTCAGCAGAAATTGGCTTAAGATTCCGTACACTGATACAATTGTAAACATGTAACAAAAAGGCCGATGTTTTGTGAACATCGGCTTTTCATTTACTCACTATAAGTTTCCAGAAATGAATTTTTTTAAGTTAAAACATTCCATTCTCGTTTGGGGAATTCTCAGGGATGGGTTGACCCAAATCCCATAATTCAACAATTCGATCAGCATGAAAGCGAAATATATGTACAACTGCTGCTCCACGGTCTTCTGGATTCTGTTTTATATGGGAGTGAACTGCAACAATATCTCCCTCTTCGATTGCATGTTTGACTACAAGTGTCTTGTTTGGTGTCTCCGCTGCATTCTCTTTCATTGCAGCCTTTAAAGAATCAGCATCGCCACGGAAATAGGGATTATGGTGACAAAAGCCTTGGTCTACGTATCTCTCGTATGCCTCATCTACACTTCCCGATGATACGAGTTGCAGGAACGACACGGCTTGGTCTTTAAGGCATATCATTGCCTTTGCTTTTTTTTCCATATAAAAATCGTCCTTTCCTTTTAAATGTTACTATCATTTTATACTATTGTTTAGCATTATTAATTCAGTGAGGTGGAGAAATTGAAAAACAAAGTAATTTTACTTGCTTCAGATCAGCTTGGTAAAGGAGATGCAGACCTAGGTGAAGGAGTATTAGAAACCTTTTTTACTATTCTTAAGCAAAGGGAAGATCTGCCTGTGGCTGTTTTTTGCATGAACCGCGGCGTATTTACATTAACGGAAAGCTCGCTTGTTTCTCTCCAATTAAAAGAACTGGAAGAAAAGGGGATTGACGTTCTTGCTTGTAAAACATGTGTAGATTTTTATGAGTTAAACGATAAGCTTGTAGCCGGGAAAATCAGTGGGATGGCCGACTTTATTGAGTTAGCCTCAAAATATGAAGTAATTACATTATCTTGATTTGGTGGTAAGTTTTTCCCTAATGAGTCTGTCAAAACTGCACCTACAATTATTGGGGCAGCTCCAACAATTGAGGTGCAGTTCCATTTAATAATTATTCCCTTTTATACAACAAAAACCTGTTGATTATTTATAGCAGGGAGAATCACTCACATTTACACCAACTGGCTTAGTTGATTCGTCCTTCTTCTCTTAATATTTGTTCAAATGCCGACACCACGTCCATATCATAATGGGATCCAGCGAGTCTTTTAAGTTCATCTATTGCAATCTGTTCTTTAAACGCTTTTCTATACGCCCGATCTTCTGTCATTGCATCGAATGTATCACTCACAGCAATAATTCTTGCTTCTAAAAGGATGTTATCTCCCCTTAATCCATACGGGTAGCCAGTGCCATTTATCCTTTCATGGTGCTGTTCAATAATAGGAGACAGCTCCTTATAATAGGAGTTCTTCACCATTTCTGCGCCATCGACAGGGTGTTTCTTGATTATTTCAAATTCTTCATCTGTTAAACGCCCAGTTTTATTTAATATCTCAATAGGCACATGAATTTTACCAATATCATGAAGCACTGCAGCCACTGTTAAATTCTCTAATTGTTCTTTACTTAGTTTTAATTTTTTTGCTATTTTTACAGAATACTTTGCCACTCGATCACTATGTTTATGGGTATATCTATCTTTTAATTCTACTTGTTTCATAATTTCCATAAGGGAAGATATATCCTTACTAATATGAACAAAGGTTTGTTCCGTAAACACGCATAATAAGGTTACTTTCGAAAGGGTGGTAAAGTGGATTGGATTATTAAGACCTTTTGCAGAAAAATAATCTTCGGGACCTAGTGTAAACTTTTTATGATCTAGTTCACAAACGACTTGCCCAGATAATAGATAATAAAACTCCAGAGCTTTAGCGTTCTCGCTTGGATAAACATAGAACATTCTACCTTCTTCTATTACTTGGTGGATAATTTCAACTCCATCCCCCCGGGTTAACAAACTAAATACTCCATTATTCTCGAAATCTACCTTTTCGACAAAAGACCCTTTTTTTCCAATCATAAATCCTTTCATGATATCCCCCTTAATACGAATAAAAACGAGCTCAATAAGAACTCGTTTTTATTTTACTATAAATTTTTCAGAAATGTGAAATAATATCAACATCCGACTATTCTAATCGGATCAATCCACACCCACTTATCAGCAAAACGAACTAGCTTCCAGCTGCACTCAGCTTGAACGCCCTTTCCAGCAGCCTTTTTAATCGTTTCATCCGACATTTTAAGTGTTTCTTCATATACACCAGTAATGACCTTATCTAAATCCTTTGTAAAACGTTTCGTTTTTTCATCATATTTCGCTGATTTTTCATTCAGCTTCTGATTCAGCTTATTGATTTTTTCTTCTAACTTTTGAACGTCTTTATCATCTCCGGACAACAGCTGTCCTGTAGCCTTATTAATTTCCTGATTGATCTCGGTTATTTTACTATTAATTTTGGCTTGTTCATCTTCTAACTTGGCACTAATTTCTGCTAACTTCTTATTTAATTCTTCTTGTTTTTTCACATCATTTTTAGAAGACTCTAAATTAGATAAAGTTTTTTCTCTTTCATTTTTTAACTTTACGACTTGATCTCCTTCTTCGATTTTGCGAATGTCAAGGAGGTAGTCGGCTTGCAATCGATCTGCTCTTCCTACCGCTTCTTCTATCTTTTTATCAATTTCCTTGTTTGCCTTTTCAATTAATTCAATTCCCTTTTGATAATCATCCTCAGCAGCAAAAGCTGGAGAAGCAATTCCTAAAAATACTGCAGCTGATAATAAAATCGCCAATACTTTTTTCATACTCTTGCTTCACACCCCATTTTTCTATTTTAGACGACAAAAAGACCCGAAGGATGAAAAAGGGCCTTTCTTCTTTTCGCAACTGGCTGGCATAGTAGATCCCTACTTTAGCCCCTATAGTTTTGCGTCCGTATCCTTTCAGATAAGTTGCCCTCTGAGTCTATTTTATTATCTACCATCATTATACAGGGTAGAAATACCCAATTCCATGACTACTTTTGTCATATTTTGTATTCTAGCAAAACCTATATTGTTCCACTTCCATTTGTGCCTTTGCCTTCACCAATTTCCCAACTCCCTTTCTATATCTCTTATTATTTATCATTTTTACGCACCCAGGCGGACGTTATGTCAACATAAGGACGGTACTTATTATTTCACCGTGGTCTAAGTAGATTTTTGCATACACAAAATGAGGTTGGAAATAGTAACATTATACTTACTTAATAACTGGGGGATATAGATGAATTTACAATCTGGAACCTATTATTGGCCTTCTACTTTTCCTGATGCACCATCATACCCGGTATTGGAAGAGGACCTTTCTTGTGATGTATTAATCATCGGAGGCGGGAGCTCGGGGGCACAGTGTGCATATTATCTCTCTGATACTAATTTAGATGTGGTTCTAATTGAAAAATCAACAATTGGCAGCGGCAGTACTAGTACGAATACGGCCCTCCTGCAATATTCCGGTGAAAAAATGTTCACCAATTTGATCAACACCTTTGGGGAAGATTACATCGAAAGGCATTTACAATTATTAAAGGAGGCGATTAATGAAATTGAGGCAGCCTCAAAGAACGTCACCATTGATTGTGAATTCAACAGAAGAGATACCCTCTATTCTGCAAGCTGTGCAGAAGACGTTGAAAGTCTAAAAAAGGAATATGAATTTTTAAAGCAGCATAATTGTGACCTTACTTTTTTAACGAAGGAAGAAATTGAAGCAAAATATCCTTTTAGCAGGGATGCCGCTATTTATTCATATAACGATGCAGAAATCAATCCTTTCAAATACACACATGCACTGTTGGAGTACTCCGCAAAAAAAGGAACCCGAATATATGAACATATGGAAATGAACGGTCATCATTATGATGAAGAACGGGGAAAGATGATTGTTTCTACAAAGAATGGCCATTCTATCCAAGCACGGTATATTATTTTTGCAGCAGGTTATGAAGGAATAGAAATCAAAAAAGAGAAAAAGGCCTCCTTTGTAAGTACATATACGGTAACAACCAATCCAGTCGATGATCTCTCTGAATGGTATAACAGGACACTCATTTGGGAAACCGCACGTCCTTATTTATTTATGCGGACAACTAG encodes:
- a CDS encoding nuclear transport factor 2 family protein — protein: MEKKAKAMICLKDQAVSFLQLVSSGSVDEAYERYVDQGFCHHNPYFRGDADSLKAAMKENAAETPNKTLVVKHAIEEGDIVAVHSHIKQNPEDRGAAVVHIFRFHADRIVELWDLGQPIPENSPNENGMF
- a CDS encoding Zn-dependent hydrolase, which translates into the protein MKKCNANRLEKLIDLFSLFGKTENNGVTRLSLSAEDLAARKKFQTLCEEIGMTVTWDDMGNMYATLPGKKDLPPIVMGSHLDSVIKGGRFDGVLGVLTALETVYTIIDEKIELDYPITIVNFTNEEGARFEPSLMSSGVLSGKFDKTKMLASTDKNGITFAQALNESGFEGSAANRLKEASAYIELHIEQGPVLERKNVDIGVVAGVLGMVCYEISVYGESNHAGTTPISMRKDPMFTAANMIVNMQNQLQQLDADLVYTIGRINAYPNIHTVIPLEVTFTLEARHQDPEVIAEVSRIVEGLPRSSNGCSVKSTLLWDRDTVDFNEDVVSAVGAACKELGYKENRMYSGAGHDAQFIASYIPTAMIFVPSVNGYSHREDELTSYADCAKGADVLLNTVLKLCREKVNR
- a CDS encoding NAD(P)/FAD-dependent oxidoreductase is translated as MNLQSGTYYWPSTFPDAPSYPVLEEDLSCDVLIIGGGSSGAQCAYYLSDTNLDVVLIEKSTIGSGSTSTNTALLQYSGEKMFTNLINTFGEDYIERHLQLLKEAINEIEAASKNVTIDCEFNRRDTLYSASCAEDVESLKKEYEFLKQHNCDLTFLTKEEIEAKYPFSRDAAIYSYNDAEINPFKYTHALLEYSAKKGTRIYEHMEMNGHHYDEERGKMIVSTKNGHSIQARYIIFAAGYEGIEIKKEKKASFVSTYTVTTNPVDDLSEWYNRTLIWETARPYLFMRTTRDNRIIIGGLDDNTSYPEDRDSKLIHKKNKLIEEFNKMFPTIQVQPEYYLAAFYGGTLDGIPIIGKYEAFPNSYFLFAFGDNGTVYSQLLSKLIVKEIVEGNCPDLALYLQDRPLLNKSG
- a CDS encoding helix-turn-helix transcriptional regulator; amino-acid sequence: MKKVERINIIMRYINNRAHFTISEIMQEFNISRSTAIRDIREIEAMGMPLVAEVGRDGGYFVMNNSVLPTVRFTDNEIKALFIAFMATRNQQLPYLKSRQSLAEKLLGLLSENQQETLVLLNQILLFEGTNPHNPDLLDLSDLPHPMVEKLIQILLLDRYLLITIKEERGIKSYPIYLLHLYHEKGLWLMEGFDLKEEKRRIVPVDNLANVKLYPTKKRVSKKKMVEKLSKQGEVINLVLELGPKAIAQFKKYHPLKFSISYTNPYQTTAILKTFINVHHSEELIEIINWLLFLGNDIKVREMPEEVLKGLQERLSIFCP
- a CDS encoding GyrI-like domain-containing protein, which translates into the protein MENYTLEEKDSFTVLGIGTELKSHYTDFAGITKEKADFWQAVKEDGRLDSLKKIATNDYIFVVNEAVNNKMMHYAGVMTEESLPEADRVIQFPKGEYLVVKGEANSAEELSNMVTGIAFGQVLPEAKNFAYVGGPNTAVIMGQRNGLVYGEMWIPVVRK
- a CDS encoding LysR family transcriptional regulator, with translation MDYRDWEILKVLYSQKNISKAARLLFITQPALTNRLKNMQEEWGVKIVTRESRGVHFTPQGEYLVHCADDILTQFNNIKEHVRNMSMTAGNDVAGTLKLGVSNFFANYELPHILKLFKDQYPYVEFKVITGWSKDVTQLIHHKDVHIGFIRGDYSGKGLKKHLLFEETVSVTSRKAIDMADLPNLPRIDYSGDYLLNSLIDNWWAENYTQPPLISIEVDQVDTCKEMVINGLGYGIMSSRMLKDIKELEKQDLTDQNGKPILRRTWMYYHKESMEWNVVKAFVNFIETLGLQ
- a CDS encoding HD-GYP domain-containing protein, which translates into the protein MKGFMIGKKGSFVEKVDFENNGVFSLLTRGDGVEIIHQVIEEGRMFYVYPSENAKALEFYYLLSGQVVCELDHKKFTLGPEDYFSAKGLNNPIHFTTLSKVTLLCVFTEQTFVHISKDISSLMEIMKQVELKDRYTHKHSDRVAKYSVKIAKKLKLSKEQLENLTVAAVLHDIGKIHVPIEILNKTGRLTDEEFEIIKKHPVDGAEMVKNSYYKELSPIIEQHHERINGTGYPYGLRGDNILLEARIIAVSDTFDAMTEDRAYRKAFKEQIAIDELKRLAGSHYDMDVVSAFEQILREEGRIN
- a CDS encoding DsrE family protein — its product is MKNKVILLASDQLGKGDADLGEGVLETFFTILKQREDLPVAVFCMNRGVFTLTESSLVSLQLKELEEKGIDVLACKTCVDFYELNDKLVAGKISGMADFIELASKYEVITLS
- a CDS encoding phage tail protein is translated as MSYIVDFKNVSTVGLESSPVAEALAGLRANEARYFMNKYKHEFTVVPASESGETLDYVNRILKEERDIEFAAKPLETSRFQVENIKIAYVFYEDGLSVNVMYTVDDPKPKRAVGFKLSEGMEVPKELEGKFKFARQKSKLAGTIRGSYFVIKGEY